The sequence GTTGTTTCCTCATTCCTTGGAGAAACGGCGAGCAACATCCGCAAAGTATTTGATTATGCAAAAAACGATAACTGGGTTATCTTCTTTGATGAGTTTGACGCCATTGGCCGAAGCAGAGATGATCTCTCCGAACATGGAGAAATTAAAAGGGTAGTCAATACATTCCTGCAGCAGCTCGATAATTTCAAAGGGCGCTCCTTGATTATTGCAGCTACGAATTTTGAAAGATCGTTAGATTATGCTTTGTGGCGTAGATTTGACGAAATTTTAAATTTCGAACTGCCGCCTTCGGAAGAGAAATTGAAGTTATGCGCTTTGTCCATCAAGCGTTTTAAGGGACCTGTCCAGGTTTTTGAGCAGTATCTTGGTGAAATGGAGAACTTCTCACATTCTGATATTGATAAAATGTGCCAGACTATCATGAAGCAGTGCATCCTGGATGGACGAAGAATGTTTACCAAGAATGATGTTGAATTTGCTGTAAGAAAGCAGTCCGCCATTGTAGCAATGAGAAAAACAAGTTACTGAGCATAGGGGGGATATGCTGTGATAGAAATAGAGAAGCTGAATCACCTGGAAATTATGAGGGAGGATACGGTAAGAACGTACCGTTTTTCTCCAAATCCAAGTGCGCCGCGCCTTCCGGTTAGGGATCGCCAAATTCATGGCAAGAAACTGGAGCGAGAGATTAAAGCAACCACCGAATCGATAAACGAACAGCGACAGAAACTTGGCATTGAACCTGACAAACTGCTCATTATCAGCATGACCAACCAGGCAATGCCGCAAGAGCTTTTAAATCGTATGCTTAGCGCCTTTAACCTGTCATTGATAGAGGAAGTATCCGTAGAAAATG is a genomic window of Thermosinus carboxydivorans Nor1 containing:
- a CDS encoding AAA family ATPase, which produces MARGDLLKKLFSSFKHEDKEGFYKIANEIIEDERKKNHGILADELRMILFNGNSTYKHALSTIKPSVPKDADKDVSLIEVVYPDKYFEDLVLSQEKKEVLESIVREFRNWDILVSNGVFPSRKILFYGPPGCGKTITAHAVACELGIPLLYVRFDAVVSSFLGETASNIRKVFDYAKNDNWVIFFDEFDAIGRSRDDLSEHGEIKRVVNTFLQQLDNFKGRSLIIAATNFERSLDYALWRRFDEILNFELPPSEEKLKLCALSIKRFKGPVQVFEQYLGEMENFSHSDIDKMCQTIMKQCILDGRRMFTKNDVEFAVRKQSAIVAMRKTSY